In the genome of Marispirochaeta sp., one region contains:
- the tatC gene encoding twin-arginine translocase subunit TatC has protein sequence MPDNRKEQLSRDEEKLLQLSVRQHLRELRSVILVSVTALVLFSAVSFYFFDPIVDFLYTPFLAIEGLDTEDTLFINFLFEGFLTKLKVSILAGFTLSIPVILFMLVRFVLPALKKREKRVLFVAIFIGSLLVALGFYYGYYSILPLTIKFFTNRGFLPENVGLMLNYQRNILYIFRFILIIMISFQFPILLEALMVLNIIERKALFKVSRFVIVLVFILAAFITPPDFISQCIIAAPLISLYFLAILVAKIFRFGEGEK, from the coding sequence ATGCCTGACAACAGGAAAGAACAGCTCAGCAGGGATGAAGAGAAGCTGCTGCAGCTTTCGGTACGCCAGCATCTGAGGGAGCTTCGTTCGGTCATACTGGTATCGGTAACAGCTTTAGTTCTGTTCAGCGCTGTCAGCTTCTACTTCTTTGATCCCATTGTCGACTTTCTGTACACCCCCTTCCTTGCCATTGAAGGCCTTGATACCGAGGATACCCTCTTTATAAATTTTCTCTTTGAGGGATTCCTTACCAAGTTAAAAGTCTCGATTCTTGCAGGATTTACCCTTTCAATTCCGGTCATTCTGTTCATGCTCGTCCGCTTTGTCCTGCCGGCTCTGAAAAAAAGAGAGAAAAGAGTACTCTTTGTTGCAATATTCATTGGATCCCTGCTGGTTGCTCTCGGTTTTTATTACGGCTACTATTCGATCCTTCCCCTGACAATCAAGTTTTTTACAAACCGCGGTTTTTTACCGGAGAACGTGGGACTGATGTTGAACTATCAGCGCAATATCCTGTACATTTTCCGTTTTATTCTGATAATTATGATCAGTTTCCAGTTCCCTATTCTGCTGGAAGCACTTATGGTCCTCAATATTATTGAGCGAAAGGCCCTCTTTAAAGTCAGTCGTTTTGTGATCGTGCTTGTTTTTATCCTCGCAGCATTTATTACTCCTCCGGATTTTATTTCACAGTGTATAATTGCCGCGCCCTTGATCAGCCTTTACTTTTTGGCCATTTTGGTTGCAAAGATATTCCGCTTCGGCGAGGGAGAAAAATAA
- a CDS encoding DUF434 domain-containing protein: MKRCDLREDNSPLCPEFRQACLDQLYLAERGYPVKQTVKLVGNRFRLTAVQRSILMRGVVASGCASRRMIKLLEPEELTGCELWVDTCNVIVAVGNYLCGRFLYLATDGLLRDAAESRGVFRNDRIRKQAGILVCRSLSALSPGKLILYIDAPLTHSHDLARELRDGLSGKAGESQVLLADHTDEVLKQAPDIVASGDSEIIDSVNRVFDLTRFTLQEQLGVEFPNLTEYLVPDGGEGS, translated from the coding sequence ATGAAACGTTGTGATCTCCGGGAAGACAATTCTCCGTTATGTCCCGAGTTTCGTCAGGCCTGTCTTGACCAGCTTTATCTTGCCGAAAGAGGTTACCCGGTAAAGCAGACAGTCAAACTTGTCGGCAATCGTTTTCGGCTGACCGCGGTACAGCGGTCTATCCTGATGCGTGGGGTTGTTGCATCCGGTTGTGCCTCCCGGCGCATGATAAAACTCCTCGAGCCCGAAGAGTTAACCGGCTGCGAACTCTGGGTAGACACCTGCAATGTGATAGTGGCTGTCGGCAATTATCTCTGTGGAAGGTTCCTGTATCTGGCAACCGACGGGCTGCTGCGGGACGCTGCGGAGTCGCGGGGAGTATTCAGAAACGACAGGATCAGAAAGCAGGCGGGAATCCTTGTATGCAGATCCCTGTCAGCTCTGTCTCCCGGAAAATTGATCCTCTATATCGATGCCCCTTTGACCCACAGTCATGATCTCGCTCGTGAACTGCGTGACGGCCTCTCCGGCAAAGCCGGGGAATCTCAGGTCCTGCTGGCCGATCATACCGATGAGGTACTGAAACAGGCTCCGGATATTGTCGCCAGCGGAGATTCAGAGATTATTGATTCCGTGAACCGGGTTTTCGATTTGACCCGTTTTACGCTGCAGGAACAGCTGGGGGTGGAGTTTCCGAATCTTACGGAGTACCTGGTTCCCGATGGCGGGGAAGGCTCCTGA
- a CDS encoding FIST N-terminal domain-containing protein codes for MAVLTSATASSDISSVLDSVYQQDIRIVLYFFSVDYKNQNIQNTVKKRFPDAVCIGASMIGGWGPEGPMERGFTVMSLSSQEVDFVASSFRDQVKNDPRKAAREIVEDISVLLPEDDVNPAEYVGIVLVDGLSLGELVMKEFSTAKNFSFPLVGGAAADELTFTETLVTHDSQISGDGVCVAVMKMKVPFFYDHFVHYLPTDKEFLITQADPRKRVVWEIDHEPAAHYYAKMLGLSGPEAIEHIHFSRNPLGVVIGDTVYTRSPNAVVEGKGLQFYCFIEAGTKMRLLRQGDILANAEKALQNALDYVKPIQGAILFNCVLRYLEMKEDNKLNDFHQVFSSIPYIGFNTYGEELFTHHNQTLTALFIGE; via the coding sequence ATGGCAGTACTTACATCGGCTACGGCCAGTAGCGACATATCATCAGTCCTGGATTCTGTTTATCAGCAAGACATCAGAATCGTACTCTATTTCTTTTCCGTCGACTATAAGAATCAGAATATTCAGAACACCGTGAAAAAACGTTTCCCTGATGCGGTGTGTATTGGGGCATCAATGATCGGTGGCTGGGGCCCCGAAGGACCGATGGAGCGAGGATTCACAGTAATGTCGCTTTCGTCGCAGGAAGTAGATTTTGTGGCCTCTTCCTTCAGGGACCAGGTAAAAAATGATCCCAGAAAAGCTGCGAGAGAAATTGTAGAAGATATTTCCGTACTACTTCCCGAGGATGATGTTAATCCAGCGGAGTATGTAGGAATTGTCCTTGTCGATGGTCTTTCTCTGGGCGAACTGGTAATGAAGGAGTTTTCAACTGCGAAGAACTTTTCTTTTCCACTCGTCGGAGGAGCAGCCGCTGACGAATTGACCTTTACCGAGACCCTCGTTACCCACGATTCCCAGATATCCGGCGACGGTGTATGTGTAGCTGTCATGAAAATGAAGGTACCGTTTTTCTACGATCACTTTGTTCACTATCTTCCAACGGATAAAGAGTTTCTCATTACCCAGGCGGATCCGAGGAAACGAGTGGTATGGGAAATAGACCATGAGCCTGCTGCGCATTATTACGCAAAAATGCTTGGTCTGTCCGGGCCGGAGGCAATTGAACACATCCATTTTTCCCGAAATCCACTTGGGGTAGTAATTGGGGATACCGTCTACACGCGAAGCCCCAACGCTGTCGTTGAAGGAAAAGGCCTCCAGTTCTACTGTTTCATCGAAGCGGGAACAAAAATGCGGCTTCTCAGACAGGGAGATATTCTGGCAAACGCCGAAAAGGCCCTGCAAAACGCATTAGATTATGTTAAACCCATCCAAGGAGCAATTCTCTTCAACTGCGTACTTCGTTATCTCGAGATGAAGGAAGATAATAAGCTGAACGATTTTCACCAGGTATTCTCGTCAATACCGTATATCGGTTTCAACACCTATGGAGAGGAGCTGTTTACCCACCACAACCAGACGCTTACCGCGCTGTTTATCGGGGAATAA
- a CDS encoding formate dehydrogenase accessory sulfurtransferase FdhD has translation MRPMQEIRPLVTESKVLLFTGDKLIHSFYCTPEALRELTIGHLFCNDLIQGPAGLLNYEADMDDPEGIIIRINIDTENTKPLPAMKEITIPGLEKLQALMNNFFDSAEKYKTHGGIHCSALFDGTAFVAQFEDVGRHNAFDKVIGKALIAGLNPANMIYFTSGRVNSEIAEKAGRCGFPLIVSRSIATTRACETARKQGVGIIGRISSSQPLLFTKGRAYA, from the coding sequence ATGAGACCAATGCAGGAGATACGACCGCTTGTTACCGAGTCGAAGGTTTTGCTGTTTACAGGAGACAAACTCATACACAGTTTTTACTGCACTCCGGAAGCCTTAAGGGAGCTGACTATCGGGCACCTGTTCTGTAATGATTTGATACAAGGTCCGGCCGGACTTTTGAATTACGAAGCCGATATGGATGATCCGGAGGGTATCATCATCAGGATAAATATAGATACTGAAAACACAAAGCCCTTACCAGCCATGAAGGAAATAACGATTCCGGGCCTCGAAAAACTCCAGGCTCTCATGAACAATTTTTTTGATAGCGCAGAAAAATATAAAACCCACGGTGGTATTCACTGCAGCGCCCTCTTTGATGGCACTGCCTTTGTCGCCCAATTCGAAGACGTGGGGCGCCATAACGCCTTTGACAAGGTGATTGGCAAGGCTCTTATTGCCGGACTAAACCCGGCGAACATGATCTATTTTACCTCCGGCCGCGTGAATTCGGAAATTGCAGAAAAAGCAGGCCGCTGCGGGTTTCCCCTAATTGTATCCCGGAGTATAGCCACGACCAGAGCCTGTGAAACAGCCCGGAAACAGGGAGTCGGTATAATCGGCCGCATCTCGTCTTCACAGCCTCTTCTGTTTACTAAAGGGCGTGCATATGCCTGA
- a CDS encoding methyl-accepting chemotaxis protein: MEHKEIRTRTSKGKKLLHYFVSKINAVVFEVISRSQLLNITVRYLHEHFSRITRVVENVRTSFQARMRSFLDAFLVSRDYIDEVESHFSTIDQSFGDSYTLGQTLQIKAEEAQRRLKEVEDLSEITNLLAMNASIQAARVGKEGAGFSVVAKEIRQHGDRSREIVNQASGQLREMIDLIFQLVNILQSINTEVSASRETVRKLLETTQESKDTADAVQEDIQSILDVFQEYDVLKENLNRMIEQSAVSNGEIEDMLLSFQSDLAQANCNLK, translated from the coding sequence ATGGAACACAAGGAAATACGAACTCGGACGTCCAAGGGGAAAAAATTACTTCACTATTTCGTCAGCAAAATAAACGCCGTCGTATTTGAGGTCATTTCCCGCAGCCAGCTTCTGAATATCACCGTTCGCTACCTGCACGAGCACTTCTCCAGAATAACCCGGGTTGTTGAGAATGTTCGGACAAGTTTCCAAGCCAGGATGCGGAGCTTCCTCGACGCTTTTCTTGTATCCCGGGACTACATAGACGAAGTTGAAAGCCACTTCTCTACCATCGATCAATCCTTCGGTGACTCTTATACGCTGGGGCAGACTCTTCAAATAAAAGCCGAAGAGGCGCAAAGACGACTGAAGGAGGTAGAGGATCTATCGGAGATCACTAACCTCCTGGCTATGAACGCCTCTATTCAAGCCGCCCGGGTCGGAAAGGAGGGGGCAGGATTCTCTGTTGTTGCGAAGGAGATCCGGCAACACGGTGACCGGTCGAGGGAAATCGTGAACCAGGCATCCGGTCAGCTACGCGAAATGATTGATCTTATTTTCCAACTGGTGAATATATTGCAATCTATCAACACTGAGGTCTCGGCAAGCAGAGAAACAGTACGAAAACTGCTGGAAACCACGCAGGAAAGCAAAGACACCGCTGACGCAGTTCAGGAAGATATCCAGTCCATTCTCGATGTATTCCAGGAATACGATGTGTTAAAAGAGAATCTCAACCGCATGATCGAACAGTCAGCAGTATCAAACGGTGAGATTGAAGACATGCTCCTATCCTTCCAGTCAGACCTTGCGCAGGCAAATTGTAATTTAAAATAA
- a CDS encoding aldehyde ferredoxin oxidoreductase codes for MALKGGWAGTILRVDLSTEQITRESTEKYSRYIGGMGIGYKVMWDEVPQGTHPFAKENRIIFGVGPLTGTGAMCSGRTNITSLLPSNPFHGVSDSHMGGHFAVEMKYAGYDAIIIHGQARRPVWLRIVDQDVTLEDASVFWGEGTFNTIAGITAIMGKDSQVAAIGQAGEHQVNLSVIRTGASHSAGGHGGVMGSKNLKAIGIRGTGSVKIAGDRNAWHKLNKDTFAIVGANNQHVVPSTPQAWAEYHDPGSRWTAQKGLFWGAAPYPIETGEIKPQEANKIGYRTMKAIKDLGPAGEKYTVRMGGCASCPVRCHSHLHVPELEAYGVSPNVANTCMGFYSPNGVMNGYKLEGKTNDEANVIGRSMGSKIADDYGVWCNYGQLGRDFHWAIDHGYLEKVLPRDEYTSLPLDKLDKGDISFFQDFYRRIAFKEGELATLGEGAWYVAKKWGFSEDYWNYKGNKLWTKLGYPVHHSNESDGVVGGVISSMFNRDAQCHTHQNFLFSGLPTNILKEVAAEHWGSEAIDEVANYTPANQAKAKFTKWSIVRNVLHDSLTLCNWMWPMHVSPLKELNYRGDTSLEAQFFTMATGFKVNEAELDEHAERIFTLHRALTAKQMKSTNLRQDHDQLTGWQFDMDPDKDPFTKGTIKLDREDYEKALTLFYREMGWDEETGIPTRAQLTKLNLEDVADELDNLGLLTT; via the coding sequence ATGGCATTAAAAGGCGGTTGGGCAGGAACCATTCTTCGAGTGGATTTGAGTACTGAACAGATAACCAGAGAATCAACAGAAAAATATTCCCGCTATATCGGCGGAATGGGTATTGGATATAAAGTAATGTGGGACGAGGTTCCCCAGGGGACGCATCCTTTTGCGAAAGAGAACAGAATAATATTCGGCGTCGGCCCCCTTACCGGGACCGGAGCAATGTGTTCCGGGCGGACCAATATTACGAGTCTGCTCCCTTCAAATCCCTTTCACGGCGTTTCCGACAGCCACATGGGCGGCCACTTCGCGGTGGAGATGAAGTACGCCGGATACGACGCGATCATCATTCACGGACAAGCCAGGCGACCGGTCTGGCTCAGAATAGTAGACCAGGACGTTACCCTGGAAGATGCCTCTGTTTTCTGGGGCGAAGGCACTTTTAACACGATCGCAGGGATTACGGCGATCATGGGTAAAGATTCCCAGGTAGCGGCAATCGGCCAGGCCGGGGAACACCAGGTTAACCTTTCGGTTATCCGGACAGGTGCCAGTCACTCTGCCGGCGGTCACGGCGGTGTAATGGGTTCGAAAAACCTCAAAGCCATCGGCATCCGTGGTACAGGATCTGTAAAAATTGCCGGGGACCGCAATGCATGGCACAAGCTTAACAAGGACACCTTTGCCATAGTAGGTGCCAACAACCAGCACGTTGTTCCTTCTACGCCCCAGGCATGGGCTGAATATCACGATCCAGGCAGCCGCTGGACTGCCCAGAAAGGACTCTTCTGGGGTGCTGCGCCATATCCTATAGAAACAGGTGAGATAAAACCACAGGAAGCGAACAAGATTGGCTACCGGACCATGAAGGCCATCAAAGATCTCGGCCCTGCGGGAGAAAAATACACCGTCCGCATGGGTGGATGCGCTTCCTGTCCTGTACGCTGTCACAGCCATCTGCATGTTCCCGAACTGGAAGCCTATGGCGTCAGCCCCAACGTGGCCAATACCTGTATGGGATTCTATTCTCCCAACGGAGTTATGAATGGATACAAGCTTGAAGGCAAAACCAATGACGAAGCCAACGTTATCGGTCGTTCCATGGGGTCAAAGATCGCGGATGATTATGGTGTCTGGTGTAATTACGGGCAGCTGGGACGGGACTTTCACTGGGCCATCGATCACGGGTACCTGGAAAAGGTACTTCCCCGGGATGAATACACTTCCCTGCCACTGGACAAACTGGACAAGGGAGACATCAGTTTCTTCCAGGACTTTTACAGGCGGATTGCCTTTAAGGAGGGTGAATTAGCAACCCTCGGAGAAGGAGCCTGGTACGTCGCCAAGAAATGGGGCTTCAGTGAAGACTACTGGAATTACAAGGGCAACAAACTCTGGACAAAACTCGGGTATCCCGTCCACCACAGTAATGAATCCGACGGTGTAGTTGGAGGAGTAATATCCTCAATGTTCAACAGGGATGCCCAGTGCCACACTCACCAGAACTTCCTTTTCAGCGGTCTTCCCACGAATATCCTGAAGGAAGTAGCTGCGGAACACTGGGGATCCGAAGCAATTGATGAAGTTGCAAACTACACCCCCGCAAACCAGGCAAAGGCGAAGTTTACCAAGTGGAGCATCGTCCGCAATGTGCTTCACGACTCCCTTACCCTGTGTAACTGGATGTGGCCCATGCATGTATCCCCGCTTAAGGAACTCAACTATCGCGGTGATACCTCCCTTGAAGCACAATTCTTCACCATGGCAACAGGATTTAAAGTGAACGAGGCTGAACTGGACGAACACGCCGAGAGAATTTTCACCCTGCACCGGGCCTTAACCGCCAAGCAGATGAAATCCACCAACCTGCGGCAGGACCATGATCAGCTTACCGGCTGGCAGTTCGATATGGACCCGGACAAGGACCCCTTTACCAAAGGTACCATCAAACTTGACAGGGAAGACTACGAAAAAGCCCTGACCCTCTTCTACCGGGAGATGGGCTGGGACGAAGAGACCGGAATCCCTACCAGGGCGCAGCTTACGAAGCTTAACCTGGAAGATGTGGCAGACGAACTTGATAATCTGGGACTTTTGACCACATAA
- a CDS encoding 4Fe-4S dicluster domain-containing protein, with amino-acid sequence MSENQSQLLNQKITRRDFLKYTGIGAIGATTMSWLLPGCASKDIKVFETADGMIIHESARCTGCLVCEATCSVGNDGKASQVTARIKVSQNYAYGPKGVRGDWVKGPGEMGSFTLVADTCRQCEQPACALACPENAIFEHEGTGAREVDPEKCVGCGTCVRACPWGIPTLDPETNVSTKCILCHGYTACVKDCPTGALQYVTWEEAIQKYKDHFQV; translated from the coding sequence GTGTCCGAAAATCAATCACAACTACTAAACCAGAAGATTACCCGTAGAGACTTTCTCAAATACACAGGTATTGGTGCCATTGGTGCAACCACCATGTCGTGGCTGTTGCCGGGCTGTGCATCCAAGGATATCAAGGTATTTGAGACCGCTGACGGTATGATCATTCATGAATCAGCCCGTTGTACCGGCTGTCTGGTCTGCGAAGCAACATGCTCGGTTGGAAATGACGGCAAAGCAAGCCAGGTTACCGCGAGAATCAAGGTAAGTCAGAACTACGCCTATGGCCCGAAAGGAGTACGGGGCGACTGGGTGAAGGGGCCAGGAGAAATGGGAAGCTTTACCCTTGTTGCAGATACCTGCCGGCAGTGCGAGCAGCCTGCCTGTGCTCTGGCATGCCCGGAAAACGCAATCTTTGAGCATGAGGGAACCGGGGCCAGAGAGGTAGATCCGGAAAAATGCGTCGGCTGCGGTACCTGTGTACGGGCCTGCCCCTGGGGTATTCCCACCCTTGATCCGGAAACCAATGTTTCCACCAAGTGTATTCTCTGCCACGGCTACACAGCCTGCGTCAAGGACTGTCCGACCGGCGCATTGCAGTATGTAACGTGGGAAGAAGCGATCCAGAAATACAAAGATCATTTTCAGGTCTAA
- a CDS encoding ISAs1 family transposase, which produces MRKPTASIVDHFQELVDPRIERNKKHTLIDIIVLTICAVITGSETWEEIEDYGHYKEDWLKSFIALENGIPSHDTIRRLFIRLNPDELQRCFMSWIESVRDVIAGDVIAVDGKTLRRSGEQVSGKSPIHMVSAWAAGTGMILGQKKTDEKSNEITAIPALLELLKIKGCIVTIDAMGCQTEIGKTIRKKKADYVFALKGNQKNLHEDVKYFFHELDEKDLGEEWLDNHKTVDKDHGRIEIREYYQSNEIDWLPELKKNFAGAKTIGMVKATRIIGTKKSTECRYYISSLAMNAKRFAHAVRSHWSVENTLHWTLDMTFREDDSRMREGYSAENFAMMRRLALSLMKRDKNSKRSLKRRRRICHLDDAYLAQLLFSSDDAIDSRLPG; this is translated from the coding sequence ATGAGGAAGCCTACAGCATCCATAGTTGATCATTTTCAGGAATTAGTTGATCCCAGAATTGAGCGGAACAAGAAGCACACCCTGATAGATATCATTGTTCTTACGATTTGTGCAGTTATTACTGGAAGTGAAACCTGGGAAGAGATTGAGGACTACGGACACTATAAGGAAGATTGGCTCAAGTCGTTTATTGCCCTTGAAAATGGCATTCCCTCACACGATACGATTCGGCGGTTGTTCATACGCCTCAATCCTGATGAGCTCCAACGGTGTTTTATGAGCTGGATAGAATCCGTACGAGATGTTATCGCCGGTGATGTCATTGCGGTGGATGGGAAAACACTCAGGCGCAGCGGTGAACAGGTGAGCGGGAAATCTCCAATCCACATGGTCAGTGCGTGGGCTGCTGGAACAGGAATGATCCTGGGACAAAAGAAGACAGACGAGAAGTCAAACGAGATAACGGCAATTCCTGCCTTACTGGAACTTTTGAAAATCAAAGGATGCATCGTTACGATAGATGCCATGGGGTGTCAAACTGAGATTGGGAAAACTATTCGAAAGAAGAAAGCCGATTATGTCTTTGCCCTGAAAGGAAATCAGAAGAATCTCCATGAGGATGTCAAATACTTCTTTCATGAATTGGATGAAAAGGATTTGGGGGAAGAATGGCTGGATAATCATAAGACTGTGGACAAAGACCATGGTCGCATCGAAATTCGGGAGTACTATCAGAGCAATGAAATTGACTGGCTGCCGGAGCTAAAGAAGAACTTTGCCGGAGCAAAGACCATCGGTATGGTAAAAGCAACCCGGATTATTGGTACGAAGAAGTCCACAGAATGCCGATATTATATTTCAAGCTTGGCGATGAATGCTAAACGCTTTGCCCATGCGGTGCGCTCTCATTGGAGTGTCGAAAATACTCTTCACTGGACCCTGGATATGACGTTCAGAGAGGATGACTCCCGTATGAGAGAAGGGTACTCAGCAGAAAACTTTGCTATGATGAGGCGTTTAGCACTGAGTTTAATGAAAAGGGATAAGAACTCTAAGCGATCACTAAAGCGACGGAGAAGAATTTGTCATCTGGATGATGCATATTTAGCACAGTTGCTTTTTAGTTCTGATGACGCTATCGACAGCCGCCTCCCTGGATGA
- a CDS encoding FliG C-terminal domain-containing protein → MSLYAFALTAAAQYPLILYTSVVNQKTLFPHRELARLLMILPRIEIQNRLLKVQDRELALAMRDLEDFERSQIYAAVSPAKTRRLREELSVMRRLRVRREDYLTAVSRIIGVLEGRPYTEVLRSYIRPGGHRSQ, encoded by the coding sequence ATGAGTTTATATGCGTTCGCCCTGACTGCGGCTGCACAATATCCGCTGATCCTGTATACTTCAGTTGTGAATCAGAAAACCCTGTTTCCACACCGCGAGCTGGCGCGGCTACTGATGATTCTTCCCCGCATTGAAATCCAGAACCGTCTTCTGAAGGTACAGGACAGGGAACTTGCTCTCGCTATGAGGGATCTGGAGGATTTCGAAAGATCACAGATCTATGCGGCGGTATCGCCGGCAAAGACACGAAGACTTCGGGAAGAACTCTCCGTTATGCGGCGGCTGAGAGTCCGCCGGGAGGATTATCTTACCGCTGTCTCCAGGATTATCGGAGTACTGGAAGGGCGGCCGTACACCGAAGTGCTTCGCTCCTACATCCGGCCCGGGGGGCATAGATCACAATAG
- a CDS encoding twin-arginine translocase TatA/TatE family subunit, whose translation MLGSTEILVIGGVVVLLFGASAIPKFARSLGKAKKEFRDGMDEGAEEAEKKQEEKKD comes from the coding sequence ATGCTTGGTTCAACAGAGATTCTGGTTATTGGCGGCGTAGTCGTACTTTTATTCGGCGCTTCGGCTATCCCGAAATTTGCCCGGTCCCTGGGTAAGGCAAAAAAAGAGTTCCGCGACGGGATGGATGAAGGGGCTGAAGAAGCGGAAAAAAAACAGGAAGAAAAGAAGGATTAA
- a CDS encoding PGPGW domain-containing protein, which yields MHDFSVAVKEFLFTYGEFAAWLGGISLFLFLFSLITIPLIVISIPADYFIRPPRPLAERPHPVLRIFLLIIKNCTGAVFLIAGFAMLFIPGQGLLTIFIGLMLMNFPGKRRFELKLICNKQIKRAVSWIRQRAKAAPLLLPE from the coding sequence TTGCACGATTTTTCTGTTGCTGTAAAGGAGTTTTTATTCACGTATGGAGAATTCGCCGCCTGGCTTGGCGGAATTTCCCTGTTTCTGTTTCTCTTCTCTCTGATAACAATACCCTTGATTGTCATTTCCATTCCAGCGGATTATTTTATCCGGCCTCCCAGACCTCTTGCAGAGCGGCCTCATCCAGTGTTGAGAATTTTTTTGCTGATTATCAAGAATTGTACCGGGGCAGTTTTCCTGATCGCCGGATTTGCAATGCTTTTTATTCCCGGGCAAGGCTTGTTAACCATTTTCATCGGCCTGATGCTGATGAATTTCCCGGGAAAAAGAAGATTTGAATTGAAGCTTATTTGTAATAAACAGATAAAGAGGGCTGTCTCCTGGATCCGCCAGAGAGCAAAGGCTGCCCCGCTTCTGTTGCCGGAGTAG